Proteins from a genomic interval of Papaver somniferum cultivar HN1 chromosome 4, ASM357369v1, whole genome shotgun sequence:
- the LOC113273602 gene encoding potassium transporter 11-like, with the protein MWQEYVKKLDWHPFKVVVEDGESRILEASALLVYGNMIAQLSSSESFLSSFVHRYLIRGGCRSLGGIMLSIIGTEALSADLGHFPVSAVQLAFTMFVFPCVLLPLQDNLLTSSKISVMWLMHSTFYTMSLPNSCIGIS; encoded by the exons ATGTGGCAAGAGTATGTTAAGAAACTAGATTGGCATCCATTTAAAGTTGTAGTTGAAGATGGAGAGTCCCGA ATTTTGGAGGCATCGGCACTTTTAGTATATGGAAATATGATAGCTCAGTTGAGTAGTTCTGAGAGCTTTCTATCCAGTTTTGTGCATAGATATCTCATACGAGGAGGTTGCAGATCCCTTGGAGGAATCATGCTTAGCATTATTG GGACAGAAGCTCTATCCGCTGACCTAGGCCATTTTCCTGTATCGGCTGTTCAACTAGCTTTCACAATGTTCGTGTTTCCTTGCGTTTTATTGCCTTTGCAGGACAATCTGCTAACATCATCAAAAATCAGTGTCATGTGGTTGATGCATTCTACGTTCTATACCATGTCTCTCCCGAACTCCTGCATTGGAATTTCGTAA